A window of Methanolobus sediminis contains these coding sequences:
- a CDS encoding CDGSH iron-sulfur domain-containing protein encodes MDKDVRPSIKVSKNGPFIAKDVKSLRNSKGVLIETKPIMTLCRCGGSANMPFCDGTHAKIGFSGEKEEDRVPDRIETYVGKNITIHRNRGVCSHAGYCVCNLPAVFERGRDPWADPDAADPEEIAALIRTCPSGALSYTINGELHKDYSEEPGISIQKDGPYNVTGIELDDPDGSVPETQDHYSLCRCGASKNKPFCDGSHYNVEFRDEKN; translated from the coding sequence GTGGATAAAGATGTCAGACCTTCGATAAAGGTATCAAAAAATGGTCCATTCATTGCGAAAGACGTTAAATCGCTCAGGAATTCAAAAGGTGTTTTGATTGAGACAAAACCCATAATGACACTTTGCAGGTGTGGAGGCTCGGCTAATATGCCATTTTGTGATGGGACACATGCAAAGATTGGTTTTTCCGGGGAAAAAGAAGAGGACCGGGTTCCCGACAGAATTGAGACTTATGTCGGGAAAAATATCACCATCCATCGTAACAGAGGTGTATGTTCTCATGCAGGTTACTGTGTTTGCAACCTGCCTGCGGTTTTTGAAAGGGGTAGGGATCCCTGGGCAGATCCCGATGCCGCAGACCCGGAAGAGATAGCAGCTCTCATAAGGACCTGTCCTTCCGGTGCATTGAGTTATACTATCAACGGGGAATTGCATAAGGATTACTCGGAAGAACCGGGAATCTCCATTCAGAAGGACGGACCTTATAATGTTACAGGGATAGAACTTGATGATCCCGATGGCTCAGTACCGGAGACACAGGACCATTATTCCCTTTGCAGATGTGGAGCCTCAAAAAATAAACCATTCTGTGACGGCAGTCACTACAATGTTGAATTCAGGGATGAGAAGAATTGA
- a CDS encoding DUF7479 domain-containing protein has translation MDITITEELNNTLKDNGFKEAEIKELIANAESSGQKLKARDGDISIAKGGADNLTVYAVYSPSELLDVYAHKMNIIGLTGGELNEIDYDDASNWACAKCGEIALERNVDMTYMGVTRPGPGLVCPKCNEFYVSDGVARTLKTAEAILEEKRA, from the coding sequence ATGGATATCACAATAACTGAAGAACTTAACAACACACTGAAGGACAACGGCTTCAAAGAGGCAGAGATCAAGGAACTGATAGCCAACGCGGAATCCAGCGGTCAGAAGCTCAAAGCCAGAGATGGAGATATATCCATTGCAAAGGGCGGGGCAGACAACCTGACTGTCTATGCTGTATACTCACCTTCCGAGCTTTTAGATGTGTATGCCCACAAAATGAACATTATCGGTCTCACAGGAGGCGAACTCAACGAGATCGACTATGATGATGCAAGTAACTGGGCATGTGCAAAATGTGGTGAGATTGCACTGGAAAGGAACGTAGATATGACATACATGGGTGTTACAAGACCCGGACCGGGGCTTGTATGTCCGAAATGCAATGAATTCTACGTTTCAGATGGTGTTGCAAGGACCCTGAAGACCGCAGAAGCAATTCTGGAAGAAAAGAGAGCTTAA
- a CDS encoding MIP/aquaporin family protein — MIPSLSTSLRKYIAEFIGTFTLVFIAAGSNAVDHISHGILGLTGMAIATGVTVMVMIYAIGHISGAHINPAVTIAMSVTGKMGTRDSFAYIISQVAGACAASFMLMEMFPSAVGSVHLGATSLGTNISPAAGMVIEAILTFLLVFTIFGVAVDSRSPPGLAGFTIGAFVLLAILIGGPVTGASMNPARSFGPALMAGYWTDHLVYWIGPIIGGIVAALVYDNVFISDAVVEERGDAVGDGV, encoded by the coding sequence ATGATCCCAAGCCTCTCCACATCACTCCGTAAATATATAGCGGAGTTTATCGGGACATTCACACTGGTGTTCATTGCTGCGGGTTCTAACGCAGTGGACCATATATCACATGGCATCCTCGGTCTGACAGGTATGGCAATCGCCACCGGTGTAACCGTGATGGTGATGATCTATGCCATCGGCCATATCTCAGGTGCCCATATTAACCCGGCTGTCACAATTGCAATGTCTGTGACAGGAAAAATGGGCACCCGGGATTCTTTTGCCTATATCATATCACAGGTGGCAGGTGCCTGTGCTGCAAGTTTTATGCTCATGGAGATGTTCCCTTCCGCCGTGGGCAGTGTCCATCTTGGGGCTACAAGTCTTGGCACAAACATCTCCCCTGCAGCAGGAATGGTAATCGAGGCAATCCTCACTTTTTTACTGGTCTTTACGATATTTGGTGTTGCAGTAGACAGCAGGTCACCACCAGGTCTTGCAGGTTTTACCATCGGTGCTTTTGTCCTTCTGGCTATCCTTATAGGCGGACCGGTCACAGGCGCATCCATGAATCCCGCAAGGTCATTTGGTCCGGCCCTGATGGCAGGTTACTGGACAGATCATCTGGTTTACTGGATCGGTCCGATAATTGGCGGTATCGTTGCAGCATTAGTGTATGATAATGTGTTTATTAGCGATGCTGTTGTTGAGGAACGTGGGGATGCTGTTGGCGATGGGGTTTGA
- a CDS encoding DUF504 domain-containing protein, whose amino-acid sequence MSTAIKSKHPRDIFNELKWKDDLDINECSIEYIHRGAPGNTKKVSGEDIEDIGHSFFTVTPDTMIPYHRILKIKYKGEVIYVKN is encoded by the coding sequence ATGAGTACTGCAATAAAATCAAAACATCCGAGAGACATATTCAATGAATTGAAATGGAAAGATGATCTTGATATAAATGAATGCAGCATAGAGTATATTCACAGGGGTGCACCTGGAAACACAAAAAAGGTTTCAGGTGAGGATATAGAAGACATTGGCCATTCATTCTTTACAGTTACTCCCGATACTATGATACCATATCATAGAATACTTAAAATCAAGTACAAAGGGGAAGTTATCTACGTAAAGAATTGA
- a CDS encoding GNAT family N-acetyltransferase: protein MENFLQVEQANLSHVGFLSEFGKSSFISAYKLTLPIEELRAYVNEAFSEELIKYEIESSEALYLICKNEKRMICGYAKFLNSAVPDCVTDNKAIELQRLYVRNEARGKGAGGLLFKNGISIYKERGFKVFWLRVWEGNTVAQNIYMKWGYTICGQEWYEVGKEKRRVLVMMKQI, encoded by the coding sequence ATGGAGAACTTTCTTCAGGTAGAACAAGCTAATCTATCGCACGTTGGCTTTCTTTCAGAATTCGGGAAAAGTTCATTCATATCCGCATATAAACTAACACTTCCTATAGAAGAACTTAGAGCCTATGTTAATGAAGCTTTCTCGGAAGAACTTATCAAATATGAGATCGAAAGCTCAGAAGCTCTTTATTTGATCTGCAAGAATGAAAAAAGAATGATATGTGGCTATGCGAAATTTCTGAATTCTGCGGTACCAGATTGTGTAACAGATAACAAGGCAATAGAATTGCAACGCCTTTATGTCAGGAATGAAGCAAGAGGTAAAGGAGCTGGTGGGCTTCTATTCAAAAATGGAATATCAATATATAAGGAAAGGGGATTCAAAGTATTTTGGTTACGTGTCTGGGAAGGTAATACTGTTGCTCAGAATATCTACATGAAATGGGGATACACAATTTGCGGTCAAGAGTGGTATGAAGTAGGAAAAGAAAAAAGAAGAGTATTAGTAATGATGAAGCAAATTTAA
- a CDS encoding uroporphyrinogen decarboxylase family protein, translating into MPAKDYAPIDENWLENAGSLWTTPWVDKPSERVIVDPIILSHAASLFRKNAGYFYQNPDEAIRMVCHACELYDVTPVGHYLYADYWGQDYGAEIKIQTNSPPGITKRPIKTAEDVDNFEVLDSDELAKGPTLTTHYKALDTCKEEFPHMFAPITQLGGTMEVATNWAAIEDVFMWMITEPEVVDKLCQKAGDHMVSACKATSERYGANVMITGSVIASGDLMDTEQIKRFSFQPVSRAVRKVLNAGAGPGIYYHLCGNHTDDYQMWKNAPMSPFTIVQIGYDGQNIFPTTKLVEAFGDRCTCFGTVDTKLIDRGTPAQVYEQAKEQVIAGKDSPRGFILGTACECPTNAPPVNVHALVKAAKDHGKYEKF; encoded by the coding sequence ATGCCAGCAAAAGACTATGCACCAATAGATGAAAATTGGCTAGAAAATGCAGGAAGTTTATGGACAACACCTTGGGTTGACAAACCATCTGAAAGAGTTATCGTAGACCCGATCATTTTGTCCCATGCTGCAAGTCTGTTTAGAAAAAATGCGGGATATTTTTACCAGAACCCAGATGAAGCGATAAGGATGGTGTGCCATGCCTGTGAACTCTATGATGTCACTCCGGTAGGACACTACCTGTATGCCGATTATTGGGGACAGGACTATGGAGCGGAGATCAAGATACAGACCAATTCCCCACCGGGTATTACCAAGCGTCCAATAAAGACCGCTGAAGATGTTGACAACTTCGAAGTACTGGATAGTGATGAACTTGCTAAAGGTCCAACCCTTACAACACACTACAAGGCACTGGACACATGTAAAGAGGAATTCCCTCACATGTTCGCTCCTATCACTCAGCTTGGAGGAACAATGGAAGTTGCAACCAACTGGGCTGCGATTGAAGATGTATTCATGTGGATGATAACGGAACCGGAGGTAGTCGATAAGCTCTGTCAGAAGGCAGGAGACCACATGGTGAGTGCCTGTAAGGCCACTTCTGAGAGATACGGTGCAAACGTAATGATCACCGGTTCGGTTATCGCCAGCGGTGATCTCATGGACACAGAACAGATCAAGAGGTTCAGTTTCCAGCCGGTTTCCCGCGCTGTAAGGAAAGTCCTGAATGCAGGAGCAGGGCCAGGTATCTACTACCATCTTTGTGGAAACCACACTGATGACTATCAGATGTGGAAGAACGCTCCAATGAGTCCATTCACCATCGTACAGATTGGATATGACGGACAGAACATCTTCCCAACAACCAAGCTCGTAGAAGCCTTTGGTGACAGATGTACCTGTTTCGGTACGGTCGATACAAAACTAATAGACCGTGGAACACCTGCACAGGTCTATGAACAGGCAAAGGAGCAGGTCATTGCCGGAAAGGACAGTCCGAGAGGATTCATCCTGGGAACTGCCTGTGAATGTCCGACCAATGCACCGCCTGTGAATGTCCATGCACTCGTAAAGGCCGCAAAAGACCACGGAAAGTATGAGAAGTTCTAA
- a CDS encoding ammonia-forming cytochrome c nitrite reductase subunit c552 — translation MLKYICPALVILLIFSSTAEAWQPETCKSCHIEIYEKWNASAHAESLKAAGGSVLNIEECTECHLESSIKETWGREDIETTIEPITCEVCHNPPAEGYNAHINEPSYYAPEVNLSAEICGNCHRDEHHPMIEEWDEFSNPDFNITSMESHSEPTDIAEPYILDRDNSCVSCKATDGAIPNLEDPDIFGLNLDEVPEPSEVSEWRITCVACHEPHSTGYWIEDDVLLCGNCHNSEHAVPDGQTTRVLHPQWEMYNGSIYDTGIHPVGIGCSDCHMVTQEYNDTTEESAITGHTFDFKPEILFSPNATNGCYDCHQEVFIPVVKAKQELIVRRINDLETIRINASESLEELNGTHTYDAALADYNNAVFYLEAVKADGSHGIHNMERASEYLDNSKELFDSVIERQATMSEPGFELILAVIGLLAALWTMKKRK, via the coding sequence TTGCTGAAATACATTTGTCCAGCTCTGGTTATATTACTTATTTTTAGTAGCACAGCAGAGGCATGGCAACCTGAAACATGTAAAAGTTGTCATATTGAAATTTATGAAAAATGGAACGCTTCAGCACATGCCGAATCACTGAAAGCTGCCGGGGGTTCGGTTCTGAATATTGAAGAATGTACAGAATGCCATCTTGAATCTTCCATCAAAGAAACGTGGGGTCGAGAAGATATTGAAACAACAATTGAACCCATCACCTGTGAAGTCTGTCATAATCCACCGGCTGAAGGTTATAATGCACATATAAATGAACCTTCTTATTATGCACCAGAAGTGAACCTTTCTGCAGAAATATGCGGAAACTGCCATAGAGATGAACATCATCCGATGATCGAGGAATGGGACGAGTTCAGTAATCCGGATTTCAATATAACATCCATGGAAAGTCATTCAGAACCAACCGATATTGCGGAACCGTATATCCTTGACAGAGACAATTCCTGTGTTTCCTGCAAAGCAACAGACGGTGCAATTCCAAATTTAGAAGACCCGGATATCTTCGGACTGAACCTTGATGAGGTTCCTGAACCCTCCGAAGTATCAGAATGGCGTATTACATGTGTTGCCTGCCATGAACCTCATTCAACTGGTTACTGGATAGAGGATGACGTTTTGTTGTGTGGGAATTGCCATAATTCTGAACATGCAGTACCAGATGGACAGACAACCCGGGTATTGCATCCCCAATGGGAAATGTACAATGGATCAATCTATGATACAGGTATCCATCCTGTAGGCATAGGTTGTTCAGATTGTCATATGGTCACTCAGGAATACAATGATACTACCGAAGAATCTGCTATAACCGGGCATACCTTTGATTTCAAGCCTGAAATCCTGTTCAGCCCCAACGCTACCAATGGTTGTTATGATTGCCATCAGGAAGTCTTTATTCCGGTGGTAAAGGCAAAGCAGGAACTCATCGTGAGAAGGATCAATGACCTTGAAACGATCAGGATCAATGCCAGCGAGTCACTGGAAGAATTGAACGGAACCCACACATATGATGCTGCGCTTGCAGATTACAACAATGCTGTCTTCTATCTTGAAGCGGTCAAGGCGGACGGCAGCCATGGTATACATAACATGGAAAGAGCCAGTGAGTATCTCGATAATTCCAAAGAACTCTTTGATTCTGTGATTGAACGTCAGGCAACAATGTCAGAACCAGGCTTTGAATTGATTCTTGCTGTGATCGGATTGCTGGCGGCTTTGTGGACCATGAAGAAGAGAAAGTAA
- a CDS encoding HD domain-containing protein: MKIRELISQYCSSTEKKGNGITIYTIDAPESIETPELFSYLDYLSMEPFRKIWASDAYRMIATEIDGNLTVYEHVRMANYRIQLNDLQEKYEVHKEADLTELADAFAFAVGAHNNDMRKSGTLYISHPMDVASILLKENASLELVIAGLLHDVVEDTDVDIETISKKYGRQVADYVNAVTEPEELRQPATGDKAQTWKQRKEHTIKEIMNADREIKLLSCADKLANIRDLISELKMEGEGFWDKFNAPKEEQEWYYHSMLEALATGPQNIAETRAYRDLKECVEELFS, encoded by the coding sequence ATGAAAATACGCGAGCTTATCAGTCAATATTGCAGCAGTACTGAGAAAAAAGGGAACGGAATCACCATCTATACGATAGATGCTCCTGAATCCATAGAAACACCCGAACTGTTCAGTTATCTGGATTACCTGTCCATGGAACCCTTCAGAAAGATCTGGGCCAGCGATGCTTACAGGATGATAGCAACAGAGATAGATGGCAATTTAACCGTTTACGAACACGTGAGGATGGCAAACTACAGGATACAGTTGAATGACCTCCAGGAAAAGTATGAGGTACACAAGGAAGCAGACCTGACAGAACTTGCTGATGCATTTGCATTTGCCGTTGGTGCACACAATAACGATATGAGGAAGTCCGGTACTCTATATATTTCTCATCCAATGGATGTAGCGTCCATCCTTCTCAAAGAGAATGCGTCTCTTGAGCTTGTTATTGCAGGACTGCTCCATGACGTTGTTGAGGATACCGATGTAGATATTGAAACAATATCAAAGAAATACGGCAGGCAGGTTGCTGATTACGTGAACGCTGTTACCGAACCCGAAGAGCTCAGGCAGCCTGCAACCGGTGACAAAGCGCAGACCTGGAAGCAGCGGAAGGAACACACCATAAAAGAGATAATGAATGCTGACCGTGAGATCAAACTTCTCTCATGTGCGGACAAGCTTGCAAATATCAGGGACCTCATCAGCGAACTAAAGATGGAAGGAGAAGGATTCTGGGACAAGTTCAACGCACCAAAGGAAGAACAGGAATGGTACTACCACTCAATGCTGGAGGCTTTAGCTACGGGTCCGCAGAACATAGCAGAAACCCGCGCCTACCGTGATCTTAAGGAATGTGTGGAAGAATTGTTCTCTTAG
- a CDS encoding META domain-containing protein: MQNTRKILTLLFICVLATATLLVSGCTEPVDNSEDMNNEEMEAETISINDIADIEWQWSGLTETLSSSQSVVPDPENYKIVFNSDNTYSIKADCNVGSGSYTLEGNNLTLLPGIMTLVYCGDDSMDSQYLSLLNNVTTVSMENDQLVLVIGNNSGRMLFVEGEESTYNNEESEALHILNGTISSIEEGGSYPMLLLEGEEVNNSGYTKGIKFVISEETVIVDPNGGLFDSENLKEGMNVRVFFGPTLTRSIPPIGQAELIRLI, encoded by the coding sequence ATGCAAAATACGAGAAAAATACTTACTTTACTTTTCATATGTGTTTTAGCCACAGCCACTCTTTTAGTATCCGGCTGTACTGAACCTGTTGATAATTCGGAAGATATGAACAACGAAGAAATGGAAGCTGAAACCATTTCCATAAATGATATAGCTGATATTGAATGGCAATGGTCAGGATTGACTGAGACACTTTCATCCAGCCAGTCCGTAGTTCCTGATCCGGAAAATTATAAAATCGTGTTCAACTCGGATAATACATACTCAATTAAAGCAGACTGTAATGTTGGAAGCGGAAGCTACACACTGGAAGGAAACAACCTTACATTATTACCAGGAATAATGACACTTGTCTATTGTGGTGACGACTCAATGGATAGCCAATATCTTTCCCTATTAAATAATGTGACAACTGTCTCAATGGAAAATGACCAGCTTGTCCTTGTTATAGGAAACAATAGTGGCAGAATGCTATTCGTTGAAGGGGAAGAATCAACATATAACAACGAAGAATCCGAAGCTCTACACATTCTTAACGGAACCATATCTTCAATCGAGGAGGGAGGTTCTTATCCAATGCTCCTGCTTGAAGGTGAGGAAGTAAATAACTCAGGATATACAAAAGGAATTAAATTCGTTATATCCGAGGAAACAGTAATAGTAGACCCAAACGGAGGTCTTTTTGATTCAGAGAATCTAAAAGAAGGAATGAACGTTAGAGTTTTCTTTGGTCCGACATTGACCAGGAGCATTCCACCTATTGGGCAGGCTGAATTAATTCGACTAATTTAA
- a CDS encoding phenylacetate--CoA ligase family protein has protein sequence MSLQTKIKTSVRMNVAKRKLDSRKIKAQHGNPLEQWGLAKIRNDIKSNKVLSNHFSGVELDREAIKEYKLIKFREVLGYVLENSPYYQDLYANAGIDVSTFRSYEDLEKLPLTEQEDLANKPYHFLCVPRKDIIREFTSSGTTNMLKRMAYTQDELLEIVDSVISGLKMAGMDSKDDVLQIMYPTITATWDPGLVLSKACALGGFNSVIEDSLDAREQIRTMKESGTTFIIGTSSFLYNLSMQAHELIEPGELGIKRIICSSEPLTETMREMIESVWGCKTLRQWGMTELGLANAIECEHQDGFHLNNPDFLVEVIDPKTGKVLPAGEKGELVVTTLRRKCMPLIRYRTRDITSIIDETCMCGACLDQRIGDIERWTGE, from the coding sequence ATGAGTCTTCAGACAAAAATAAAGACATCTGTTCGCATGAACGTGGCAAAAAGAAAGCTTGATTCCAGAAAAATAAAGGCCCAGCACGGAAACCCGCTTGAACAGTGGGGACTTGCAAAAATAAGGAACGACATCAAAAGTAACAAGGTACTGAGCAATCACTTCAGCGGCGTTGAGCTTGACAGGGAAGCTATCAAAGAGTACAAGCTTATCAAGTTCAGGGAAGTTCTTGGTTACGTACTGGAGAACAGTCCCTATTATCAGGATCTTTATGCAAATGCAGGCATCGATGTTTCCACGTTCAGAAGTTATGAGGACCTGGAAAAACTACCGCTTACGGAGCAGGAAGACCTTGCGAACAAACCATATCACTTCCTTTGTGTCCCGAGAAAAGACATAATCCGTGAATTCACAAGTTCCGGGACAACAAATATGCTGAAAAGAATGGCATATACTCAGGATGAGCTGCTGGAGATCGTGGATTCCGTGATATCCGGTCTGAAGATGGCAGGCATGGATTCAAAGGATGATGTTTTGCAGATAATGTACCCCACAATCACAGCAACATGGGACCCGGGACTTGTTCTGAGTAAGGCATGTGCTCTTGGAGGTTTTAATTCCGTTATTGAGGATTCACTTGATGCCAGAGAGCAGATCAGGACTATGAAAGAATCCGGTACAACCTTTATTATCGGGACATCATCTTTCCTCTATAATCTTTCAATGCAGGCACATGAACTTATAGAACCAGGTGAACTTGGGATCAAGAGAATCATCTGTTCATCAGAACCCCTCACGGAGACCATGCGGGAAATGATCGAGAGCGTATGGGGCTGTAAGACTCTGCGTCAATGGGGAATGACAGAGCTTGGTCTTGCAAATGCTATCGAGTGTGAACATCAGGATGGCTTTCACCTTAACAACCCTGATTTCCTTGTTGAGGTTATCGACCCGAAGACAGGGAAGGTGCTGCCTGCTGGTGAAAAAGGCGAGCTGGTGGTCACCACCCTGAGAAGAAAATGTATGCCTCTTATACGATACAGGACTCGGGATATCACTTCAATTATCGATGAAACATGTATGTGTGGGGCCTGTCTGGACCAGAGGATCGGCGATATAGAGCGGTGGACCGGTGAATGA
- a CDS encoding radical SAM protein, protein MEQIGTVQSLCPQCLAKIEGIKYVEDGKVYIMKNCADHGNFINLVSEDVNHYRQMEECFDVDRAKAREPLTETQRGCPFDCGLCPSHKQDTCLAVVEVTDRCNMKCTYCFANSSMDESLDPDMDTIRLMFETVKKCQNEPTCIQISGGEPTIRNDLPEIIRMGKEIGINHIELNTNGIRIASDQNYFDKIAAAGVDAIYLGFDGVSDDIYMQRTGRKMLDVKTEVINRCEKAGIGVVLVPLVAKGYNLHEVGSIIDFAASRVPAVRGVHFQPVFHSGRSPSDMKDKVTILELLREIEKQTNGQLKVSNFTPALMPHAHCGATCLTLIDNGGFLPLTNASMGAVKSASDVASKTKKSIMGRWKGLEKDSTSTSKSSCGDLLIKSSCCEKPLSSITVKGSCCEKPLIDILPKNSGSGKDKSGGWADFIEMSKNNYLTISTMAFQDAWSYEQDRVENCCIHVVTRDGRFVPFCNYNMSDCNGNTLYRNAR, encoded by the coding sequence ATGGAACAAATAGGAACGGTCCAGAGTCTGTGTCCGCAGTGCCTTGCTAAAATTGAAGGCATCAAGTATGTAGAGGACGGCAAGGTCTACATAATGAAGAACTGTGCCGACCACGGCAATTTCATTAACCTTGTCTCTGAAGATGTGAACCATTATCGTCAGATGGAGGAATGTTTTGATGTGGACAGGGCGAAAGCCAGGGAACCTCTGACAGAAACACAGCGTGGCTGTCCCTTTGATTGCGGCCTGTGTCCCTCTCATAAACAGGATACGTGCCTGGCAGTGGTCGAGGTCACTGACAGGTGCAATATGAAATGTACATATTGTTTTGCCAACTCATCAATGGACGAAAGTCTTGACCCTGACATGGATACAATCAGGCTGATGTTCGAGACGGTTAAGAAATGCCAGAATGAACCTACCTGTATACAGATATCAGGAGGCGAACCTACCATCAGAAACGACCTTCCGGAAATAATCAGGATGGGAAAGGAAATTGGCATAAATCACATTGAACTGAACACCAACGGAATCAGGATAGCCAGCGACCAGAATTATTTTGATAAAATTGCAGCCGCAGGAGTGGATGCCATCTACCTAGGATTCGACGGTGTATCGGATGATATATACATGCAGAGGACCGGAAGGAAGATGCTTGACGTAAAGACCGAGGTCATAAACAGGTGTGAGAAAGCCGGTATCGGTGTTGTTCTGGTACCGCTGGTTGCAAAGGGATACAATCTGCATGAAGTTGGCAGTATCATAGATTTCGCTGCAAGCAGAGTTCCGGCGGTCAGGGGTGTGCATTTCCAGCCGGTGTTCCACTCTGGAAGATCACCATCGGATATGAAGGACAAGGTAACCATACTGGAACTGCTTCGGGAAATTGAAAAGCAGACCAATGGACAGCTCAAGGTCAGCAACTTTACACCGGCTCTTATGCCACATGCACATTGCGGTGCCACATGTCTCACATTGATAGACAACGGCGGATTCCTGCCACTGACCAATGCTTCAATGGGTGCTGTCAAGTCAGCATCGGATGTTGCAAGCAAAACCAAGAAGTCTATTATGGGCAGGTGGAAGGGTCTTGAAAAGGATTCAACTTCAACTTCCAAGTCATCATGTGGTGACCTGCTGATAAAAAGCTCATGCTGTGAAAAGCCTCTGAGCAGCATAACCGTGAAGGGATCATGTTGCGAGAAACCGCTTATCGATATCCTTCCGAAGAACTCAGGTTCCGGTAAGGATAAGAGCGGAGGATGGGCTGATTTCATTGAGATGAGCAAGAACAATTATCTTACTATCTCAACAATGGCATTCCAGGACGCCTGGTCATATGAACAGGACCGTGTGGAAAACTGCTGCATACATGTTGTTACACGTGACGGGCGTTTTGTCCCGTTCTGTAATTACAATATGAGTGACTGCAACGGGAATACTCTTTACAGGAATGCACGATAA
- a CDS encoding Csac_0668 family 2Fe-2S cluster-binding (seleno)protein: MNKIALNVIPCETNLKPDTKDNNSLCPVCSGSGSFVKNITVRHMISDDLLETVGTSDYCLCMNEDCQIAYYNIDLKIEFKKSDIKVPIWFKKDAKPKYACYCSKVTEEEVITAVINDNATSVKEVIKITGAMNKPNCQINNPSGKCCHQIIQEIIDKTLK; this comes from the coding sequence ATGAACAAAATTGCCCTTAATGTAATACCTTGTGAAACTAATTTAAAACCGGATACTAAAGACAATAATAGTTTATGTCCTGTTTGTAGTGGTTCAGGCAGTTTTGTAAAGAATATTACTGTAAGGCACATGATATCTGATGACCTGCTAGAAACGGTAGGTACTTCCGACTATTGTTTGTGTATGAATGAAGATTGTCAGATTGCGTATTATAACATTGATCTCAAGATTGAATTCAAAAAAAGTGACATAAAAGTACCAATATGGTTTAAAAAGGATGCAAAACCAAAATATGCCTGTTATTGCAGTAAAGTTACAGAAGAAGAAGTTATAACAGCTGTGATTAACGACAATGCAACTAGTGTGAAAGAAGTTATAAAAATTACAGGGGCAATGAATAAACCAAATTGCCAGATAAACAATCCATCAGGCAAGTGTTGTCATCAGATAATACAAGAAATTATAGATAAAACCCTAAAATAA